In Clostridium sporogenes, one genomic interval encodes:
- a CDS encoding alanine/glycine:cation symporter family protein: MDFLNAVKGINNVLWNYILIFLLCGTGVLFTVSLKFVQVSKFKESFKKAFGGMSLKGKKAGKDGMSSFQSLATAVAAQVGTGNLAGAATAIVSGGAGAIFWMWISAFLGMATIFGEAVLAQIFKEKVNGEVTGGPAYYISKGLKSKFLASFFSITIILALGFIGNMVQANSIGAAFSNISNIPSWIIGIIVAILGLVVFIGGIGRIASVTEKMVPIMALFYIIGSIIILAKNYTNILPAFKLIFVSAFNPKAAVGGVAGVTVKQAIRYGVARGLFSNEAGMGSTPHAHAVAKVKHPVEQGLVAIVGVFIDTFIVLTFTAFVILTTGVLDGKTTGIELTQNAFTQGLGNFGAYFIAIALFFFAFSTIIGWYFFGEANVKYLFKGKGLNIYRLLVAIFIVVGTTLKVDLVWELADTFNGLMVIPNVIALIALAKIVRESLKDYNENFKVKDM, encoded by the coding sequence ATGGATTTTTTAAATGCTGTGAAAGGCATAAACAATGTGCTATGGAATTATATACTGATTTTTTTATTGTGTGGAACAGGTGTTCTATTTACTGTGTCTTTGAAATTTGTTCAAGTTTCTAAATTCAAAGAGTCTTTTAAAAAAGCTTTTGGAGGAATGAGTTTAAAAGGAAAAAAAGCGGGTAAAGACGGAATGAGTTCATTTCAATCTTTAGCGACAGCAGTAGCTGCTCAAGTAGGTACAGGAAATTTAGCAGGAGCAGCAACAGCTATAGTATCAGGAGGGGCTGGAGCAATTTTTTGGATGTGGATTAGTGCATTTTTAGGAATGGCAACTATTTTTGGAGAAGCGGTTTTAGCACAAATTTTTAAAGAAAAAGTTAATGGAGAAGTGACAGGAGGGCCAGCCTATTATATAAGCAAAGGACTTAAAAGTAAATTTTTAGCTAGTTTTTTCTCTATAACTATAATATTAGCCTTAGGATTTATAGGTAATATGGTTCAGGCCAATTCTATAGGAGCAGCTTTTTCAAATATTTCTAATATACCATCTTGGATAATAGGAATAATAGTTGCAATACTTGGATTGGTTGTTTTTATAGGAGGAATAGGAAGAATAGCTTCTGTAACAGAAAAAATGGTTCCTATAATGGCTTTATTTTATATAATAGGAAGTATTATAATATTAGCTAAGAATTATACAAATATATTACCTGCTTTTAAATTAATATTTGTTTCTGCTTTTAATCCTAAAGCTGCTGTAGGTGGAGTTGCAGGTGTTACTGTAAAACAAGCTATACGATATGGAGTGGCAAGAGGATTATTTTCAAATGAAGCTGGAATGGGATCAACACCACATGCCCATGCGGTAGCTAAGGTAAAACATCCAGTAGAACAAGGATTAGTAGCTATAGTTGGAGTATTTATAGATACTTTTATAGTTCTTACATTTACAGCATTCGTAATACTTACAACAGGGGTACTAGATGGAAAGACAACAGGCATAGAATTAACACAAAATGCATTTACTCAAGGATTAGGTAATTTTGGTGCATACTTTATAGCCATTGCATTATTTTTCTTTGCTTTTTCAACAATAATTGGATGGTATTTCTTTGGAGAAGCTAATGTAAAATATCTTTTTAAAGGCAAGGGCTTAAATATATATAGATTATTAGTAGCAATTTTTATAGTGGTAGGAACAACTTTAAAAGTAGATCTAGTTTGGGAGCTTGCAGATACTTTTAATGGACTTATGGTAATTCCTAATGTAATAGCATTAATAGCTTTGGCTAAGATAGTAAGAGAGTCATTAAAAGATTATAATGAAAATTTTAAAGTCAAAGATATGTAA
- a CDS encoding NCS2 family permease yields the protein MYMEKEKNYKEPNNKGFLDSFFKLSERGSNVKTEVIAGITTFITMAYIIFVNPSILMQAGMNSKGLVGEAAVKAGLSAINDPVVGAVFAATCISAGIGTLIMALYANVPFAQAPGMGLNAFFTFSVCLTLGYTWQQALAAVFISGLLFILITLTSIREKIVDALPQNLKLAISGGIGLFIALVGFKSGGIIVANPATLISFGDFTNPRTILTVIGICITAILMAKNTKGSILIGIIVTTLIGIPFGVTKVAGVSVISAPPSLAPTFLKLDLPGLLGFGGAGIIGALMSVLTVVISFSLVDMFDTIGTLVGTAEKAGMLDENGKMEDLNKALLADAVATTAGALIGTSTVTTYVESTAGISEGGRTGLTSFVTAIMFLLAMFFSGLVGIVPAEATAPALIIVGVLMMGAITKIDFNDFTEALPAFFTISIMPFSYSIANGIAAGIIFYPIVKVVTGKRKEVHPIVYILAILFIIRFTILPK from the coding sequence ATGTATATGGAGAAGGAAAAAAATTATAAGGAACCTAATAATAAAGGTTTTTTGGACTCATTTTTTAAATTATCAGAGCGTGGTAGTAATGTAAAGACCGAGGTTATAGCAGGTATTACCACATTTATTACTATGGCATATATAATATTTGTTAATCCAAGCATATTAATGCAAGCAGGGATGAACTCAAAAGGTCTTGTAGGTGAAGCAGCTGTAAAGGCAGGGTTATCTGCTATAAATGATCCAGTAGTTGGAGCAGTGTTTGCAGCCACTTGCATTTCCGCAGGTATAGGTACTTTAATAATGGCTCTTTATGCTAATGTACCTTTTGCACAAGCTCCAGGTATGGGGTTAAATGCCTTTTTTACTTTTAGTGTATGTTTAACATTAGGATACACTTGGCAACAAGCTTTGGCAGCAGTATTTATATCAGGATTACTTTTTATACTTATAACACTTACATCTATAAGAGAAAAAATAGTAGATGCCTTGCCACAAAATTTAAAATTAGCCATATCTGGTGGTATAGGCTTATTTATAGCTTTAGTAGGATTTAAGTCTGGAGGAATAATAGTTGCAAATCCAGCAACACTTATAAGCTTTGGAGACTTTACAAATCCAAGAACTATATTAACTGTAATAGGTATTTGTATAACAGCTATTTTGATGGCTAAAAATACTAAAGGTTCTATATTAATAGGTATAATTGTTACTACACTAATAGGAATACCTTTTGGAGTAACAAAGGTGGCAGGGGTAAGTGTTATATCAGCACCACCATCTTTAGCACCAACTTTCTTAAAACTAGATTTACCAGGACTTTTAGGTTTTGGAGGGGCAGGAATAATTGGGGCTTTAATGAGTGTATTAACAGTGGTTATATCTTTTAGTTTAGTAGATATGTTTGATACTATAGGAACCTTAGTTGGAACAGCGGAAAAAGCAGGGATGCTTGATGAAAATGGAAAAATGGAAGATTTAAATAAAGCACTTTTAGCAGATGCAGTAGCTACTACAGCAGGAGCTTTAATTGGAACAAGTACTGTTACTACTTATGTGGAATCTACAGCAGGAATATCAGAAGGTGGAAGAACGGGTTTAACATCTTTTGTTACAGCTATTATGTTTTTATTAGCAATGTTTTTTAGTGGACTTGTAGGAATAGTTCCAGCAGAAGCTACAGCACCAGCACTTATAATAGTGGGTGTATTAATGATGGGGGCTATAACAAAAATAGATTTCAATGATTTCACAGAAGCCCTACCAGCTTTCTTTACTATATCAATAATGCCATTTAGTTATAGCATTGCTAATGGTATAGCAGCAGGAATAATATTTTATCCAATAGTTAAGGTAGTTACAGGTAAGAGAAAAGAAGTTCACCCAATAGTTTATATATTGGCCATATTATTCATAATCAGATTTACAATTCTTCCTAAATAA
- a CDS encoding YdcF family protein, whose protein sequence is MILAILIITILASKIIYFGVKSQPQKSDCIIILGCKVKGNDPTPFLQWRLDEGLRLYNEGYGKYIIVSGAKGPGENISEAEAMEKYLVQKGVDKNFIILEDKSKNTLENIKFSKKKMEDNNFKSSIIVSNKYHLKRAELLCQKEGIKASYSGVFVKPHMSHEIVGFLREIPALLVYYLKTI, encoded by the coding sequence ATGATTTTAGCAATTTTAATAATAACGATTTTAGCTTCTAAAATAATATATTTTGGGGTTAAATCGCAGCCCCAAAAATCAGATTGTATAATAATATTAGGATGTAAAGTTAAAGGAAATGATCCAACACCTTTTCTACAGTGGAGATTAGATGAAGGATTAAGGCTATATAATGAGGGGTATGGAAAGTATATAATAGTTTCTGGGGCAAAGGGACCAGGTGAAAATATAAGTGAAGCTGAAGCCATGGAAAAATATTTAGTTCAAAAGGGTGTAGATAAGAATTTTATAATATTGGAGGATAAGTCAAAAAATACACTAGAGAATATAAAATTTTCTAAAAAGAAAATGGAGGATAATAATTTCAAATCCTCTATAATAGTATCTAATAAATATCATTTAAAAAGAGCGGAATTGTTATGCCAAAAGGAAGGAATAAAAGCAAGTTATTCGGGAGTTTTTGTAAAACCACATATGTCCCATGAGATAGTAGGCTTTTTAAGAGAAATACCTGCATTACTAGTATATTATCTTAAAACAATATAA
- a CDS encoding GDSL-type esterase/lipase family protein yields MKIICIGDSLTFGYGINRNYCWVTLLKNILEYEVVNKGVNGDTTTGILTRSHEDIIKSKATHTIILAGTNDFLLGRSLENVEKNLNLIIKECIENNITPIIGIPMEIEIAMAQKIWTSDLDYLSVNNQLTEYRKYILNISKENDFKYIDFFSTIKEHKSKCETSELFVDGVHPTLLGHKIMFNKAYEIFK; encoded by the coding sequence ATGAAAATAATATGTATTGGAGATAGTTTAACCTTTGGATATGGCATTAATAGGAACTATTGCTGGGTAACACTTTTAAAAAATATATTGGAATATGAAGTTGTAAATAAAGGAGTAAATGGTGATACAACCACAGGTATTTTAACTAGATCCCATGAAGATATAATAAAAAGTAAAGCTACCCATACTATAATTTTAGCTGGAACAAATGACTTCTTATTAGGTCGTTCTTTAGAAAATGTAGAAAAAAATTTAAATCTAATAATTAAGGAATGTATAGAAAACAATATAACTCCCATTATAGGTATTCCCATGGAAATAGAAATAGCTATGGCACAAAAAATTTGGACATCTGATTTAGATTATTTGAGTGTAAATAATCAACTAACTGAATATAGAAAATATATTTTAAACATTTCTAAGGAAAATGATTTTAAATATATAGATTTTTTCTCAACTATTAAAGAACATAAATCAAAATGTGAAACTTCCGAACTATTTGTAGATGGAGTTCACCCTACCCTATTAGGACATAAAATAATGTTTAATAAAGCCTATGAGATATTTAAATAA
- a CDS encoding ABC transporter substrate-binding protein → MLKKISKQFTILTLILLIVFSFSGCTNKTQTTSNNYKTITDQAGREVKIPEKIGKIYCTSPLGSVFIYSLSPEKLVAWNNKIPKKSLKYLNEDVPKLPVAGSLQGKKSGNIEEISKLKPDIVISMGDINDSTISGVEKFQKQSNIPFILVDGKMDKLPEAYKFVGGLLNKKEKAKELALYCEKTLKSSKEITNNIKEDKKIKVYYAEGPKGLETDPEGSLHSEVITYAGGKNVANFPVKHGSRSTVSMEQIISWNPDVIVSDLNAFNDSSWKQVSAVEQNKIYIIPTVPFNWFDKPPSINRLIGVRWFQACLYPDLYKGDINKDTKEFFKLFYHKDLSHEEVSDLLKTNISK, encoded by the coding sequence ATGCTAAAAAAAATATCAAAACAATTTACAATCTTAACACTAATTTTACTTATTGTATTCTCTTTTTCCGGATGTACTAATAAAACTCAGACTACTTCGAATAACTACAAAACCATAACAGATCAAGCCGGAAGAGAAGTAAAAATTCCTGAAAAAATAGGAAAAATTTATTGTACAAGTCCCCTAGGTTCTGTTTTTATATATTCATTATCTCCTGAAAAACTAGTTGCATGGAATAACAAGATTCCTAAAAAATCTCTTAAATATCTTAACGAAGATGTGCCCAAACTTCCTGTAGCTGGTAGCCTACAAGGTAAAAAATCAGGCAACATAGAAGAAATATCTAAGTTAAAGCCAGATATAGTAATATCTATGGGAGATATAAACGATTCGACTATATCTGGGGTAGAAAAATTTCAAAAGCAATCAAATATACCTTTTATACTTGTAGATGGCAAAATGGATAAATTACCTGAAGCATATAAATTTGTAGGTGGTTTATTAAATAAAAAAGAGAAAGCTAAAGAACTTGCTCTTTATTGTGAAAAAACTCTTAAATCTTCAAAAGAAATCACAAATAATATCAAAGAAGATAAAAAAATAAAAGTTTATTATGCTGAAGGTCCTAAAGGTTTAGAAACAGATCCAGAAGGTTCTCTTCATTCAGAAGTTATAACCTATGCTGGTGGAAAGAATGTAGCTAATTTCCCTGTAAAACACGGCTCACGAAGTACTGTATCTATGGAACAGATTATATCTTGGAATCCTGATGTTATTGTTTCAGATTTAAATGCATTTAATGATAGTTCATGGAAACAAGTTTCTGCAGTAGAACAAAATAAAATATATATAATTCCAACTGTACCCTTTAACTGGTTTGATAAACCACCATCAATCAATAGACTTATAGGGGTAAGGTGGTTTCAAGCCTGTCTATATCCGGATTTATATAAAGGAGATATTAATAAAGATACTAAAGAATTTTTTAAACTATTTTATCATAAAGATCTTTCCCATGAGGAAGTTAGTGATCTTTTAAAAACAAATATATCTAAATAA
- a CDS encoding ABC transporter ATP-binding protein, whose protein sequence is MNLEIKKASFGYDDTILYKNLSFSLDSGELLCVLGPNGVGKTTFFKAILDILKLKSGEILIDGKNINSYSPNELYKYMAYVPQAHTPPFPFTVFDVVLMGRAVYIKEFSSPSSIDKQVAENSLNILGILHLKNKIYTEISGGERQLVLIARAITQEASIIIMDEPTSNLDYGNQIKVLNLIRSLCNNNNKTILISCHNPNHALLYGSKVIIMKKDGLFSFGNPFDEITPKVIKETYGIDIKMINTNISENSKQNICIPFNSNFK, encoded by the coding sequence ATGAACTTAGAAATAAAAAAAGCTTCTTTTGGTTATGATGATACCATACTTTATAAAAATTTATCCTTTAGTTTAGATTCAGGAGAATTGCTATGTGTTCTCGGTCCTAATGGTGTTGGGAAGACAACCTTTTTTAAAGCTATATTGGATATTTTGAAATTAAAATCTGGGGAAATATTAATAGATGGTAAAAATATAAATTCTTATTCTCCTAATGAATTATATAAATATATGGCTTATGTACCTCAGGCACACACTCCACCTTTTCCTTTTACTGTGTTTGATGTAGTTCTAATGGGTCGTGCTGTATACATAAAGGAATTCTCTTCTCCAAGCAGTATTGATAAACAAGTTGCGGAAAACTCTTTGAATATTTTAGGTATATTGCACTTAAAAAATAAAATTTATACAGAAATAAGTGGTGGTGAAAGGCAACTTGTATTAATCGCAAGAGCTATTACTCAAGAAGCTTCTATAATCATAATGGATGAACCTACATCAAATCTTGATTATGGGAATCAAATAAAAGTTTTAAATTTAATAAGATCACTATGTAATAATAACAACAAAACTATACTTATATCTTGTCATAATCCAAATCATGCTCTTTTATATGGAAGTAAAGTTATTATTATGAAAAAGGACGGCTTATTTTCCTTTGGTAATCCATTTGATGAAATTACTCCTAAAGTTATAAAAGAAACTTATGGAATAGATATAAAAATGATAAATACTAATATTAGTGAAAACTCAAAACAAAATATATGTATACCCTTTAATTCTAATTTTAAATAA
- a CDS encoding FecCD family ABC transporter permease: MNKTKKYLILQLGIILILLSIFIGRYSISLRDLYFLNDKTIAIFFNLRLPRIIAALLVGGALSTAGASYQGMFRNPLVSPDILGASAGASFGVAVGILLSLNVQFIQVFAFIFGLIAVISSWKISKRIPHHDPSLVLVLSGILVQEIFKAGVSLVKYICDPYDKLPAITFWLMGGLSSITLKDLQIMIIPMILGLIPLLLIRWKLNILSFPEEEAKTLGVNTDRIRIIVIICSTLLSASIVSYCGIIGWVGLVIPHLTRLIYGPNYKILLPTSFIIGGLYMLLVDDLARCVFPVEVPLGILTSLIGIPFFAYLLINVRKGWI; the protein is encoded by the coding sequence ATGAACAAAACAAAAAAATACTTAATACTTCAATTAGGTATTATCCTAATTCTATTATCAATTTTTATAGGAAGATATTCTATATCTTTAAGGGATTTATATTTTCTAAATGATAAAACTATTGCTATATTTTTTAATTTACGATTGCCAAGAATTATAGCTGCATTACTTGTTGGTGGTGCCTTATCTACTGCTGGGGCCTCTTATCAAGGTATGTTTAGAAATCCTTTAGTATCTCCTGATATTTTAGGTGCCTCTGCTGGAGCCAGCTTTGGTGTTGCAGTAGGTATATTACTTTCTTTAAATGTTCAATTCATACAAGTTTTTGCATTTATATTTGGACTAATTGCAGTTATAAGTTCTTGGAAAATAAGCAAAAGAATCCCTCATCATGATCCAAGTTTAGTATTAGTTTTATCCGGGATACTAGTACAAGAAATATTTAAAGCAGGTGTATCTCTTGTGAAATATATATGTGATCCTTATGATAAGCTACCTGCTATAACCTTTTGGCTTATGGGTGGCTTATCTTCTATAACTTTAAAAGATTTACAAATCATGATAATACCAATGATTTTAGGATTAATACCTTTACTTTTAATAAGATGGAAGCTTAACATATTATCCTTTCCAGAAGAAGAAGCAAAAACTCTAGGAGTAAATACAGATAGAATAAGAATTATTGTAATAATATGTTCCACATTACTTAGTGCTTCAATTGTTTCTTATTGTGGAATTATTGGATGGGTAGGATTAGTTATTCCTCATTTAACAAGATTAATATATGGTCCTAATTATAAAATATTACTTCCCACGTCTTTTATTATAGGTGGCTTATATATGCTCTTAGTAGATGACTTAGCTAGATGTGTATTCCCTGTGGAAGTTCCCCTTGGAATATTAACTTCTCTAATAGGGATACCATTTTTCGCTTACTTATTAATAAATGTAAGGAAGGGTTGGATATGA
- a CDS encoding nucleoside-triphosphatase → MYNLFLTAPSGTGKSTIIEKILCRLNVSIGGFQVKRYLNKKGKMYFDMISLMDKKSNNIIGECMENKKALPNLYTFENKAVEILNTSLTNSDLIILDEIGFLEENAEKFKSSVRNILNSNKIVLGVLKEFDSPFLNEIRSRKDITLLNVTLKNRDYITNHILNILSSWNIPMKLYKNEMIP, encoded by the coding sequence ATGTATAATTTATTTCTCACAGCTCCTAGCGGTACTGGAAAGAGTACTATAATAGAAAAAATATTATGCCGTTTAAATGTTTCAATAGGTGGCTTTCAAGTAAAACGCTATTTAAATAAAAAAGGAAAAATGTATTTTGACATGATATCTCTTATGGATAAAAAAAGTAATAATATAATTGGAGAATGTATGGAAAATAAAAAGGCATTGCCAAACCTATATACTTTTGAAAATAAGGCCGTTGAAATATTAAATACTAGCTTAACTAATAGTGACCTAATAATATTAGATGAAATCGGTTTCTTAGAAGAAAATGCAGAAAAATTTAAATCCTCAGTAAGAAATATTTTAAACAGTAATAAAATTGTATTAGGGGTATTAAAAGAATTTGATTCTCCCTTTTTAAATGAAATACGAAGTAGAAAAGATATAACCCTATTGAATGTTACTCTAAAGAATAGAGATTATATTACAAACCATATATTAAATATATTAAGTAGCTGGAATATACCTATGAAACTCTATAAAAATGAGATGATTCCATGA
- a CDS encoding XdhC family protein has product MEQDILKKIYKSVDKGDTVALATITHISGSTPGKAGSIMAIWKDGKIEGTVGGGKVEYEIINKALTCIKNNESSNFKYKLNESGELGMQCGGEAEGFIKIFAPETKLIIVGAGHISFHLHKIAKILNFYTVVIDDREDFANNERFPNANEIIVEKVDKALSEYPINKNTYIIIVTRGHKDDALALETVVSKNVAYIGMIGSSNKTSYVMNNLIAKGVCRENLKKVFAPIGLDIASEKPEEIAAGILSEVLLIKNKGTLNHMKDLKKINF; this is encoded by the coding sequence ATGGAACAAGATATCCTAAAAAAAATTTACAAAAGTGTAGATAAAGGCGATACTGTAGCTTTAGCTACTATAACTCATATTTCAGGATCTACTCCTGGTAAGGCTGGATCAATAATGGCCATATGGAAAGATGGTAAAATTGAAGGCACTGTAGGGGGCGGTAAAGTTGAATATGAAATTATAAATAAAGCTTTAACCTGTATTAAAAATAATGAAAGTAGTAATTTTAAATATAAATTAAATGAAAGTGGCGAACTAGGTATGCAATGTGGCGGAGAAGCTGAAGGCTTCATAAAAATATTTGCTCCTGAAACTAAACTTATAATAGTTGGTGCTGGTCATATATCCTTTCATCTCCACAAAATAGCTAAAATATTAAATTTCTATACAGTAGTAATAGATGATAGAGAAGATTTTGCAAATAACGAAAGATTTCCTAATGCTAACGAAATAATAGTTGAAAAAGTAGACAAAGCTTTATCCGAGTATCCTATAAACAAAAATACTTATATTATTATAGTAACAAGAGGACATAAGGATGATGCCTTAGCTTTAGAAACTGTAGTTTCTAAAAATGTAGCTTATATTGGTATGATAGGAAGTTCTAATAAAACATCCTACGTTATGAATAATTTAATTGCTAAAGGAGTCTGTAGAGAAAACTTAAAAAAAGTATTCGCTCCTATTGGATTAGATATAGCCTCCGAGAAACCAGAAGAGATAGCAGCTGGTATTTTAAGTGAAGTTTTATTGATTAAAAATAAAGGAACTCTAAATCATATGAAAGATTTAAAAAAGATAAATTTTTAA
- the yqeB gene encoding selenium-dependent molybdenum cofactor biosynthesis protein YqeB, which translates to MINNIYKDIVIVRGGGDLASGTIHKLHRSGFKILVLETYNPTSIRRNVCYSEAIYNGKITIENTTAIKVSNFNEILKCWQNNKIPITVDPHGKFIEMLKPKILVDAILAKKNLGTKINMAEITIGLGPGFQAGKDVHAVIETMRGHNLARIILKGEAMKNTGVPGEIGGYSKERVIYSPSKGTIKNVREIGDFVSSGEILAYVDDLEIKTEISGLLRGLIRDGSKIEKGLKIADVDSRCHEIKNCYTISDKARNIAGGVLEAILYFINKNTESRLNLWNKIS; encoded by the coding sequence ATGATAAACAACATATATAAAGATATTGTAATTGTTAGAGGCGGAGGTGACTTAGCTTCTGGAACTATACACAAGCTTCATAGAAGTGGTTTTAAAATATTAGTTTTAGAAACTTATAATCCTACCTCTATAAGAAGAAATGTATGTTATAGTGAAGCTATCTACAATGGGAAAATTACTATTGAAAATACTACTGCCATAAAAGTAAGTAATTTTAATGAAATATTAAAGTGCTGGCAAAATAATAAGATCCCTATTACAGTAGATCCCCATGGAAAATTTATAGAAATGTTAAAACCTAAAATATTGGTAGATGCTATACTTGCAAAGAAAAATCTAGGTACAAAAATAAATATGGCGGAAATAACTATAGGTCTTGGTCCAGGTTTTCAGGCAGGTAAAGATGTACACGCTGTTATAGAAACCATGAGAGGTCATAATTTGGCACGAATTATATTAAAAGGGGAAGCTATGAAAAATACAGGAGTCCCCGGAGAAATTGGAGGATACTCTAAAGAGAGAGTTATATACAGTCCAAGCAAAGGAACTATTAAAAATGTAAGAGAAATTGGTGATTTTGTCTCCTCGGGTGAAATTTTAGCTTATGTAGATGACTTAGAGATTAAAACAGAAATAAGCGGATTGTTAAGAGGACTTATAAGAGATGGCAGTAAAATAGAAAAAGGGTTAAAAATAGCTGACGTAGATTCTAGATGTCACGAAATAAAAAATTGTTATACTATTTCCGATAAAGCACGCAATATTGCCGGCGGTGTATTAGAAGCTATCTTATATTTTATAAATAAAAACACAGAAAGTAGGTTAAATTTATGGAACAAGATATCCTAA
- the mocA gene encoding molybdenum cofactor cytidylyltransferase produces MVNAVIMASGYSTRMGKNKLMLPFKGKPIIEHVIDAIKECKFNEIILVGQEKEVLDIAKKKNILTVLNTKAYKGQSQSIQLGILNTSSSKGYMFFTGDQPLLDSYTINLLLNTFTRNNDYIIIPKYKDKVGSPTIFPKKFKNELLNLQGDVGGKAVINNHTNEILFVNLRNGCCLFDIDTSKDYEYILNKNLQQGCDNYDKQHI; encoded by the coding sequence ATGGTAAATGCTGTAATAATGGCATCAGGCTACTCAACTAGAATGGGAAAAAACAAATTAATGTTACCATTCAAAGGAAAGCCAATAATAGAACATGTTATAGATGCAATCAAAGAATGTAAATTCAATGAAATAATTTTAGTTGGCCAAGAAAAAGAAGTTTTAGATATAGCTAAAAAAAAGAATATTTTAACTGTTTTAAATACAAAAGCCTACAAAGGCCAAAGTCAATCCATACAATTAGGTATTTTAAATACATCTTCATCAAAAGGCTATATGTTTTTTACCGGTGACCAACCATTATTAGATTCATATACTATCAACTTATTATTGAATACCTTTACACGGAATAATGACTATATAATAATTCCTAAATACAAAGATAAAGTTGGATCCCCTACTATATTCCCTAAAAAATTCAAAAATGAATTACTTAATTTACAAGGAGATGTAGGAGGTAAAGCTGTTATAAATAATCATACAAATGAAATTCTATTTGTAAACTTAAGAAATGGTTGCTGTTTATTTGATATTGATACTTCAAAGGATTATGAATATATATTAAACAAAAATTTGCAACAAGGATGTGATAACTATGATAAACAACATATATAA
- the yqeC gene encoding selenium cofactor biosynthesis protein YqeC, translated as MFISDILNLKKGSVISIVGAGGKTSLMFNLSEELRPNNKVLSTTTTKIYNPDKIYYDFICIGEKNCCIYDHLKQNGVYVYGKCINNDNKLIGFSKNFLDEKFKYFDYSLIEADGSKRKPIKGWKDDEPVICKNTNKTIGVLDISCINKIINDFNVHRVSYFLKITNGKLGEKISIPMISSLIAHPLGLFRDSLGERILFINKVESQHDIFLSYELIKHILTITNSFIDKIVIGSLKEKNYNLISF; from the coding sequence ATGTTTATTTCAGATATATTAAACTTAAAAAAAGGATCTGTTATATCGATAGTTGGTGCTGGTGGAAAAACCTCTTTAATGTTTAATTTATCAGAAGAGTTAAGACCTAATAACAAAGTTCTATCAACAACTACTACAAAGATATACAATCCTGATAAAATATACTACGATTTTATATGCATTGGAGAAAAAAATTGCTGTATATATGATCACCTTAAACAAAATGGTGTATATGTATATGGTAAATGTATAAATAATGATAATAAATTAATAGGTTTTAGTAAAAATTTTTTAGATGAAAAGTTTAAATATTTTGATTATTCTCTAATAGAGGCAGATGGCTCTAAAAGAAAGCCTATTAAAGGTTGGAAAGATGATGAGCCTGTTATATGTAAAAATACAAATAAAACCATAGGAGTATTAGATATAAGTTGTATAAATAAAATAATAAATGACTTTAACGTTCATAGAGTATCTTATTTTTTAAAAATAACTAATGGAAAATTAGGTGAAAAGATATCTATACCTATGATAAGTTCGTTAATAGCTCATCCCTTAGGACTTTTTAGGGATTCTTTAGGAGAAAGAATATTATTTATAAATAAAGTTGAAAGCCAACATGATATTTTTTTATCCTATGAATTAATAAAACATATTTTAACTATTACTAACTCATTTATAGACAAAATAGTTATAGGAAGCTTAAAAGAAAAAAATTATAATTTAATATCATTTTAA